Proteins encoded in a region of the Saccharothrix ecbatanensis genome:
- a CDS encoding DedA family protein produces the protein MALLTDALEGLAGLPQPAVLAVTGALTLAECTLGVGFIAPGESALLLAATTVTTVPRFLVMWLVVSVCAVAGDSIGYFLGRKYGDRLRESKIVRKIGQEHWDKAGALLRRRGAWAVFFARFMPVVRTLVPASAGASKLEYRRFLPASIAGAVSWSALHIGIGSAAGASAKYIESVFNGVMWVLMAVAIVVGVVVVLRRRRAASKATEPRELEEVA, from the coding sequence ATGGCATTGCTGACCGACGCCTTGGAAGGGCTCGCCGGTCTGCCCCAACCCGCCGTGCTGGCGGTGACGGGCGCGTTGACGTTGGCCGAGTGCACGCTGGGCGTGGGGTTCATCGCACCGGGGGAGAGCGCGCTGCTGTTGGCGGCCACCACGGTGACGACCGTGCCGCGGTTCCTGGTGATGTGGCTCGTGGTGTCGGTGTGCGCGGTGGCCGGTGACAGCATCGGCTACTTCCTGGGGCGCAAGTACGGCGACCGGCTGCGTGAGAGCAAGATCGTGCGCAAGATCGGTCAGGAGCACTGGGACAAAGCGGGGGCGTTGCTGCGCCGGCGTGGTGCGTGGGCGGTGTTCTTCGCCCGGTTCATGCCGGTGGTGCGGACGTTGGTGCCGGCGTCGGCGGGTGCGTCGAAGCTGGAGTACCGCCGGTTCCTGCCCGCTTCGATCGCGGGTGCGGTGAGCTGGTCGGCGTTGCACATCGGGATCGGGTCGGCGGCGGGCGCGTCGGCGAAGTACATCGAGTCCGTGTTCAACGGTGTGATGTGGGTCCTGATGGCCGTCGCGATCGTGGTCGGCGTCGTGGTGGTGCTGCGCCGTCGTCGCGCCGCGTCCAAGGCCACCGAGCCCCGCGAACTCGAAGAAGTCGCCTAA
- a CDS encoding DUF397 domain-containing protein, whose product MQREWRKSTRSSAGGPECVEIALDPTGAGVRDSKNPTGGELDFGATPWVRFVGTAKNGVIDPR is encoded by the coding sequence ATGCAACGGGAATGGCGCAAGAGCACGCGGTCGTCGGCGGGTGGTCCGGAGTGCGTGGAAATAGCGCTCGACCCGACCGGCGCCGGTGTGCGTGATTCGAAGAACCCGACCGGCGGCGAGTTGGACTTCGGCGCCACGCCGTGGGTCCGATTCGTCGGCACGGCGAAGAACGGTGTGATCGACCCGCGCTGA
- a CDS encoding helix-turn-helix domain-containing protein: MARGSSPTLRKRRLVSELRRLREAAGLTIDEVGERLECSASKISRIETGRVGVTPRDARDLLAVYGADPVTLEELVQLAREARRKAWWDEFGDIAPGRYVGFEADAESARTYQGLMVPGLLQCEAYTRALIREVLPDAAPAEVDRRVELRKARQALLVEDDPLRLHVVIDEAALRRLVGGREVMAEQLRRLGEVGELPNITLQVVSFESGGHAAMDGPFVILTFPEHLDPDVVYIESTHGDVYLEQQSDVVRYADMFARLCAESLDPAASSALIGRVARELG, translated from the coding sequence ATGGCACGGGGCAGCAGCCCGACGCTGCGCAAGCGTCGACTGGTCAGCGAATTGCGCAGATTGCGTGAAGCGGCCGGCCTGACGATCGATGAGGTCGGCGAGCGGTTGGAGTGCTCGGCCTCCAAGATCAGCCGTATCGAGACCGGGCGGGTCGGCGTCACGCCGCGCGACGCCCGTGACCTGCTCGCGGTCTACGGGGCCGATCCGGTGACGCTGGAGGAGCTCGTGCAATTGGCCCGTGAGGCGCGGCGCAAGGCTTGGTGGGATGAGTTCGGCGATATCGCGCCCGGCCGTTACGTCGGGTTCGAGGCGGACGCCGAGTCGGCGCGCACCTATCAGGGGTTGATGGTGCCCGGCCTGCTCCAGTGCGAGGCGTACACGAGGGCGTTGATCCGCGAGGTGCTGCCCGACGCCGCGCCCGCCGAGGTGGACCGGCGGGTGGAGTTGCGCAAGGCGCGGCAGGCGTTGCTGGTGGAGGACGACCCGCTGCGCTTGCACGTGGTGATCGACGAAGCCGCCTTGCGTCGGCTGGTCGGCGGCAGGGAGGTGATGGCCGAGCAGTTGCGGCGACTCGGTGAAGTCGGGGAACTGCCGAATATCACCCTTCAGGTTGTCTCTTTCGAGTCCGGCGGACATGCCGCGATGGACGGCCCGTTCGTGATCCTGACGTTTCCCGAGCACCTTGATCCGGACGTGGTATACATCGAAAGCACGCATGGCGACGTCTATTTGGAGCAGCAGTCGGACGTCGTCAGGTATGCCGACATGTTCGCGCGGCTCTGCGCGGAATCGCTCGACCCGGCCGCGTCGTCCGCGCTGATCGGGAGGGTGGCGCGCGAGCTCGGTTGA
- a CDS encoding SulP family inorganic anion transporter, which translates to MNRPRPNKSHAGEHTTAGPPGGLAAVLRHDLPASVVVFLIAVPLSLGIAAATGAPLMAGLISAVVGGVVAGALAGAPLQVSGPAAGMVVITAGIIAEYGWAATAAITLAAGLVQIVFGLSRIGRAALSLSPAVVHGMLAGIGLSIALGQVAVVLGGTAATSVFDNLARLFTTDVRWSALLVGMLTVAALLLWPRVPRAAFVPAPLVAVLIATLAALGLDVARVDLPGDPLGQVVLPQMPSGSFAGIVFAVLTVAVVASVESLLSAVAVDKLHDGPRADLDRELIAQGAANAVAGALGGLPVTGVIARSSTNVAAGARTRASTVLHGVWIAVFVLALGSVLELIPLAALAGVLLVVGARLVSVRRMRALWRHGEFAAYAVTVVGVVALGLVEGVLLGVAVAALRSLHRLTRSSVRIEPEADGWRVVIRGSLVFLGAGRLVRGLRAIPLGQRVVLELHIDFLDHGAYEAIDDWRVGYERLGGHVEVDEVHDTWFSKATKGIPALRKTPLSPLPRWFAPWSHWQRRHAVTLPRQRMDVDPMIRGMREFERTTAPLVRPFLSELAARGQRPRQLFITCADSRVVPNLITTSGPGDLFCVRNIGNLVPMDGEDSVGAAIEYAVEVLNVGTIAVCGHSDCGAMKAVVHGSTRPGTRLHAWLKGVEPSLVRFHATESDLPVVDRLAVANVAQQLDNLLTYPSVREAVTTRSLRLVGMYFDISAARVYLVDPERDGLEPVCV; encoded by the coding sequence ATGAACCGCCCACGCCCCAACAAGTCCCACGCCGGCGAGCACACCACGGCCGGTCCTCCGGGCGGCTTGGCCGCCGTGCTCCGACACGACCTGCCGGCCTCCGTCGTGGTGTTCCTGATCGCCGTGCCGCTGTCGCTCGGCATCGCCGCCGCGACCGGTGCTCCACTGATGGCAGGGCTGATCTCCGCGGTCGTCGGCGGCGTCGTGGCGGGGGCGTTGGCCGGTGCGCCGTTGCAGGTCAGCGGGCCGGCGGCGGGCATGGTGGTGATCACCGCGGGCATCATCGCCGAGTACGGCTGGGCGGCCACGGCGGCCATCACGCTCGCCGCCGGCCTCGTGCAGATCGTGTTCGGGCTGAGCCGGATCGGTCGGGCCGCGCTGTCCCTGTCGCCCGCGGTGGTGCACGGGATGCTCGCCGGCATCGGGCTGAGCATCGCGCTGGGCCAGGTCGCCGTCGTCCTCGGAGGCACGGCGGCCACGTCCGTGTTCGACAACCTCGCCAGGCTGTTCACCACCGACGTGCGGTGGTCCGCGCTGCTCGTCGGCATGCTGACCGTGGCGGCGCTGCTGCTCTGGCCACGCGTGCCGCGTGCCGCGTTCGTTCCCGCGCCGCTGGTCGCGGTGCTGATCGCGACGCTGGCCGCGCTGGGCCTCGACGTGGCACGGGTCGACCTGCCCGGTGATCCGCTGGGCCAGGTCGTGCTGCCGCAGATGCCGTCCGGCAGCTTCGCCGGGATCGTGTTCGCGGTGCTCACGGTGGCCGTGGTGGCGAGCGTCGAGTCGTTGCTGTCGGCCGTCGCCGTGGACAAGCTGCACGACGGGCCGCGCGCGGACCTCGACCGGGAGCTGATCGCCCAGGGCGCCGCCAACGCGGTCGCCGGCGCGCTCGGCGGACTCCCGGTGACCGGGGTGATCGCGCGCAGCTCGACCAACGTCGCGGCGGGCGCCCGCACCCGTGCGTCGACCGTGCTGCACGGCGTGTGGATCGCGGTGTTCGTGCTCGCACTGGGGTCGGTGCTGGAGCTGATCCCGTTGGCAGCCTTGGCGGGTGTGCTGTTGGTGGTGGGCGCGCGGCTGGTGAGCGTCCGGCGGATGCGTGCGCTGTGGCGGCACGGTGAGTTCGCGGCGTACGCGGTCACCGTGGTCGGTGTCGTGGCGCTCGGGCTGGTGGAAGGCGTCCTGCTCGGTGTCGCGGTGGCGGCGCTGCGGTCGCTGCACCGGCTGACCCGCAGCTCGGTGCGCATCGAGCCCGAGGCGGACGGGTGGCGCGTGGTGATCCGCGGCTCGCTGGTGTTCCTCGGCGCCGGACGGCTGGTGCGCGGGCTGCGTGCCATCCCGTTGGGGCAGCGCGTGGTGCTGGAGCTGCACATCGACTTCCTCGACCACGGCGCGTACGAGGCGATCGACGACTGGCGCGTCGGTTACGAGCGGCTGGGCGGGCACGTCGAGGTGGACGAGGTGCACGACACGTGGTTCAGCAAGGCCACCAAGGGGATCCCGGCGCTGCGCAAGACTCCGCTGTCGCCGTTGCCGAGGTGGTTCGCGCCGTGGTCGCACTGGCAGCGCCGGCACGCCGTGACCCTGCCCCGGCAGCGCATGGACGTCGACCCCATGATCCGCGGGATGCGCGAGTTCGAGCGCACCACCGCGCCGCTGGTCCGCCCGTTCCTGTCGGAGCTCGCCGCGCGGGGCCAACGCCCGCGGCAGCTGTTCATCACGTGTGCCGACTCCCGCGTGGTGCCCAACCTGATCACCACCAGCGGGCCGGGTGACCTGTTCTGCGTGCGCAACATCGGCAACCTGGTGCCGATGGACGGCGAGGACTCGGTCGGCGCGGCGATCGAGTACGCGGTGGAGGTGCTGAACGTCGGGACGATCGCGGTGTGCGGGCACTCGGACTGCGGCGCGATGAAGGCCGTGGTGCACGGTTCGACCCGGCCCGGCACGCGGCTGCACGCGTGGCTGAAGGGCGTCGAGCCGAGCCTCGTCCGGTTCCACGCGACCGAGTCGGACCTGCCGGTGGTGGACCGACTGGCGGTGGCGAACGTCGCGCAACAGCTGGACAACCTGCTGACCTACCCAAGCGTGCGCGAGGCCGTGACGACGCGGTCCCTGCGACTGGTGGGCATGTACTTCGACATCTCAGCCGCCCGCGTCTACCTGGTGGACCCGGAACGCGACGGCCTGGAACCAGTCTGCGTATAA